The following proteins come from a genomic window of Aequorivita marisscotiae:
- a CDS encoding DUF6495 family protein — protein sequence MKYARLTKEQFEELHQEFINFLATQSITADEWKTLKEEKPEVAEEELDVFSDLIWEGVLTKVKYLEHISPKQLMLFHITDAFMELIAIKVEQDDIDITTAYGYKWLQQNLHDDAVNLYTSTKAITDDRNKDLFILIQQGAVITKGELYKYFEDLLSK from the coding sequence ATGAAATACGCAAGATTAACAAAAGAACAATTTGAAGAACTTCACCAAGAATTTATAAATTTTCTTGCCACACAATCCATTACTGCAGACGAATGGAAAACCTTGAAAGAGGAAAAACCTGAAGTAGCCGAAGAAGAACTCGACGTTTTTAGTGATCTAATCTGGGAAGGGGTTTTGACTAAAGTGAAATATCTAGAACATATTTCGCCCAAACAATTGATGCTTTTTCACATTACAGATGCGTTTATGGAATTGATAGCTATCAAAGTAGAGCAAGACGATATAGATATTACCACGGCTTATGGATACAAATGGTTACAACAGAATCTACATGACGACGCGGTAAATCTTTACACTTCCACCAAAGCTATAACAGACGATCGGAACAAAGATCTTTTTATTTTAATACAGCAAGGGGCGGTAATTACCAAAGGAGAACTCTATAAATATTTTGAAGATTTGCTAAGTAAATAA
- the rpsR gene encoding 30S ribosomal protein S18 — protein sequence MATLQQQAKGKKDGEIRYLTPLNIETNKTKKYCMFKRSGIKYVDYKDADFLLRFVNEQGKILPRRLTGTSLKYQRKVAVAVKRARHLALMPYVTDLLK from the coding sequence ATGGCCACATTACAACAACAAGCAAAAGGAAAAAAAGACGGAGAGATAAGATATCTTACCCCGCTTAATATTGAAACCAACAAGACCAAGAAATATTGTATGTTCAAAAGGTCTGGTATTAAATATGTGGATTATAAAGACGCAGATTTTTTATTGAGATTCGTAAACGAGCAAGGTAAAATTCTTCCGAGAAGGCTTACCGGAACTTCTTTAAAGTATCAGCGAAAGGTAGCTGTTGCCGTTAAAAGAGCACGCCATTTGGCACTTATGCCTTATGTAACCGATTTATTAAAATAA
- the rpsF gene encoding 30S ribosomal protein S6, whose product MNHYETVFILNPVLSEDQIKETVKKYEDILVSKGAKMISKENWGLKKLAYPIQNKKSGFYHLFEYTVDGNVAHELETEFKRDERFMRYLTVSLDKHAIAWAEKRRNRNKKSA is encoded by the coding sequence ATGAATCATTACGAAACTGTTTTCATCTTAAATCCCGTTTTGTCTGAAGATCAGATAAAGGAAACAGTAAAGAAATATGAAGATATTCTTGTTTCTAAAGGTGCTAAGATGATATCCAAAGAAAATTGGGGCTTGAAAAAACTTGCTTACCCAATCCAAAACAAAAAAAGTGGTTTTTATCACCTTTTTGAGTACACTGTAGACGGCAACGTTGCACACGAACTAGAAACTGAATTTAAAAGGGATGAGCGTTTTATGCGTTACCTTACAGTAAGCCTTGACAAGCACGCGATTGCTTGGGCAGAAAAGAGAAGAAACCGCAATAAAAAATCAGCTTAA
- a CDS encoding LytR/AlgR family response regulator transcription factor — protein sequence MEKTILKCAIVDDSTLQRLSIVKLIQMHPSLELVGEYKNAIEAKMGLASTEIDLIFLDIEMPILSGFDLLDDIQRKPQVIFVTGKTKYAFKAFDYDAVDYLRKPIAKDRFLNAVHKAITNYKLKNEEGFDDEDFIFVKSNLKKRKVFLNELRYIEALGDYVKLVTEHESLVVLSTMKAFEGLLPSDRFLRIHKSYIVNLDKVQRYNSKTIELDKDHLPLSRNRKAELIEALAATQNA from the coding sequence ATGGAAAAAACCATATTAAAGTGTGCTATCGTAGATGATTCCACACTACAACGACTCTCCATTGTAAAGCTCATCCAGATGCACCCCTCTCTAGAGCTTGTTGGCGAGTATAAAAATGCCATTGAAGCCAAAATGGGGCTCGCTTCTACCGAAATTGACCTTATATTTCTTGATATTGAAATGCCAATTCTCTCCGGATTTGATCTTTTGGACGATATTCAAAGAAAACCACAGGTAATATTTGTTACCGGAAAAACAAAGTACGCCTTTAAAGCTTTTGATTATGATGCGGTAGATTATTTAAGAAAACCCATTGCCAAAGATCGTTTTTTAAATGCAGTGCACAAAGCAATTACCAATTATAAGCTTAAAAATGAAGAAGGCTTTGACGATGAAGACTTTATTTTTGTAAAAAGTAATCTTAAAAAGCGAAAAGTATTTTTAAACGAGCTGCGCTATATTGAAGCTTTGGGCGATTACGTAAAATTGGTTACCGAGCACGAATCGCTGGTTGTACTTTCTACTATGAAAGCCTTTGAAGGGCTATTGCCGAGTGATCGTTTTCTAAGAATTCACAAATCTTATATTGTAAATTTAGACAAGGTTCAACGTTACAATAGCAAAACAATTGAACTGGATAAAGACCATTTACCTTTGAGCCGAAACCGAAAAGCCGAATTAATTGAAGCTTTGGCGGCTACCCAAAACGCTTAG
- the priA gene encoding replication restart helicase PriA, translated as MYFIDVILPIPLKQTFTYSVNKDEAAFLKPGMRVAIPFGKSKVYTGIVRVVHNQAPVGYETKSIDHILDETPIITSLQLKHWEWLANYYMCALGEVIKAALPSAFLLESETVIKLIPNEPLDESSLSDDEFILYEALLHQSSLHINDARAILDRKNIVSVIQKLLDKNIIEVEETVYEQYKPKLKRYIKLASVYATEEKLRELLDTLNRAPKQREVLMHLFMLSGQTKKPISAAVLQKKSDASASTLKSLVDKCILEEYHLQQDRVIFSGEAATDIKTLNEAQLLAFNEIKESFKKNNVVLLHGVTSSGKTEIYVRLIEEVINSGKQVLYMLPEIALTTQLIVRLQKYFGERISVYHSKFSVNERVEVWKNVLAEKPKAQIVIGARSSLFLPFKNLGLIVVDEEHEPSFKQFSPSPRYNARDSAVVLAHYHKAKLLMGSATPSLESYHNADSGKFGLVRLKKRYGNVLMPEIELVDIKEKSRKKQMTGHFSDRLLEEIREVLSNGEQIILFQNRRGFSPVVECTTCGVAPQCPNCDVSLTFHQHKNQLRCHYCGYNMAMMQSCMACGSDTLDTKGFGTEQIETELKSLFPNHKVARMDQDTTKGKHAYSKLIEALENEEIDILVGTQMLAKGLDFRNISLVGVMNADSLLNFPDFRAHERSFQLLQQVSGRAGRTQKRGKVLIQTYNPYHQILKQVSVNDYGEMYKEQMEERYNFKYPPFFRTIKITFKDKNLARVQKASTWFGQALEIAFKENVLGPEPPPIGRIKNKYINNLLVKIPKNQSLEKTKKYIDNVQRSFNAIKEFSSVRITIDVDNY; from the coding sequence TTGTATTTTATAGACGTAATTCTTCCAATTCCGTTAAAACAAACATTCACCTATAGCGTGAACAAAGACGAGGCAGCATTTCTTAAACCTGGAATGCGGGTGGCAATTCCCTTTGGAAAATCTAAAGTATATACGGGTATTGTAAGAGTGGTACACAACCAAGCGCCCGTGGGATACGAAACAAAATCTATAGACCATATTTTAGATGAAACACCTATAATAACATCCTTGCAGCTGAAACATTGGGAATGGCTGGCCAATTATTATATGTGTGCCTTGGGCGAAGTAATAAAAGCGGCGCTTCCCAGTGCTTTTTTGTTAGAAAGCGAAACCGTTATAAAACTTATTCCGAACGAACCTTTAGATGAATCATCCCTAAGCGACGACGAATTTATTTTATACGAAGCTTTATTGCACCAATCATCGTTGCACATTAACGATGCCAGGGCTATTCTAGATAGAAAAAATATAGTTTCTGTAATTCAAAAATTACTAGATAAAAATATTATTGAGGTTGAAGAAACGGTTTACGAACAATACAAACCTAAACTAAAACGCTATATAAAACTTGCTTCAGTGTACGCTACGGAAGAAAAACTGCGCGAACTTTTAGATACCTTAAACCGTGCTCCAAAACAACGCGAGGTGTTAATGCATCTTTTTATGCTAAGCGGCCAAACTAAAAAGCCAATTAGCGCAGCTGTGCTTCAAAAGAAAAGCGATGCTTCTGCAAGTACGTTGAAATCTTTAGTAGATAAGTGCATTTTAGAAGAATACCACTTACAGCAAGACCGGGTTATATTTTCAGGCGAAGCAGCTACAGACATCAAAACTTTAAACGAAGCACAATTATTAGCGTTTAATGAAATAAAGGAATCTTTTAAAAAGAATAATGTAGTTTTATTGCACGGCGTTACTTCCAGCGGAAAAACTGAAATATACGTTCGGCTTATTGAAGAAGTTATAAATTCAGGAAAGCAAGTATTATATATGCTTCCCGAAATTGCACTAACCACCCAATTAATCGTTCGGCTTCAAAAATATTTCGGTGAGCGGATTTCAGTGTACCATTCAAAATTTTCGGTTAATGAACGGGTTGAGGTTTGGAAAAATGTATTGGCAGAAAAACCAAAAGCACAAATTGTTATTGGCGCGCGTTCTTCATTATTTCTACCTTTTAAAAACCTCGGTCTTATCGTTGTAGACGAAGAGCACGAACCAAGTTTTAAGCAATTTAGTCCTTCCCCGCGTTACAATGCACGCGACAGTGCTGTAGTTTTAGCGCATTATCACAAAGCTAAGTTGTTAATGGGTTCTGCAACGCCGTCCTTAGAAAGTTATCACAATGCCGATTCGGGAAAATTTGGGTTGGTTCGTTTAAAAAAGCGCTACGGCAATGTATTAATGCCCGAAATTGAGTTGGTAGATATTAAGGAAAAGTCGCGAAAAAAGCAAATGACCGGCCATTTTAGCGATCGTTTGCTCGAAGAAATACGCGAAGTTTTAAGCAATGGTGAGCAGATTATTCTTTTTCAAAATAGAAGAGGATTTTCACCAGTAGTTGAATGTACCACTTGTGGGGTTGCGCCCCAATGCCCCAATTGCGATGTGAGTTTAACATTTCATCAACATAAAAATCAATTGCGCTGCCATTATTGCGGATATAATATGGCAATGATGCAAAGCTGCATGGCGTGTGGCAGCGACACTTTAGATACCAAAGGTTTCGGAACCGAACAAATTGAGACCGAGTTAAAATCGCTTTTTCCCAACCATAAAGTTGCACGGATGGATCAGGACACAACCAAAGGAAAACACGCGTATTCCAAACTAATTGAAGCTCTGGAAAATGAGGAAATAGATATTCTGGTTGGCACACAGATGCTCGCCAAAGGATTGGATTTTAGGAATATTAGTTTGGTGGGGGTAATGAATGCAGATAGTCTTTTAAATTTTCCGGATTTTAGGGCGCATGAGCGTAGTTTTCAATTACTGCAACAAGTGTCGGGTAGGGCAGGGCGTACCCAAAAACGCGGTAAAGTTTTAATTCAGACCTACAATCCGTACCATCAAATTTTAAAACAGGTAAGTGTAAATGACTATGGCGAAATGTACAAGGAACAAATGGAGGAGCGCTATAATTTTAAATACCCTCCATTTTTTAGGACCATTAAGATAACGTTTAAAGATAAAAATCTCGCTCGGGTTCAAAAGGCATCAACCTGGTTTGGGCAAGCTTTGGAAATTGCATTTAAGGAGAATGTATTAGGCCCCGAACCACCGCCAATTGGAAGAATTAAAAATAAATATATAAACAATCTGCTTGTTAAAATTCCGAAAAATCAATCTTTGGAAAAAACAAAGAAGTACATTGATAATGTGCAGCGAAGTTTTAACGCTATAAAGGAATTTTCAAGCGTGCGCATAACAATAGATGTAGATAATTACTAA
- a CDS encoding DUF2147 domain-containing protein, translating to MKKILVTFSLIALTVITATAQDVTGKWKTIDDETGEAKSIVEIYKNDGKIYGKVVEILNPAKKNAICNNCPGDDKGKPILGLVIIKGLEKDGDEYNDGTIMDPNNGKVYKCYIELDGANKLNVRGYVGFSLFGRTQTWSRVN from the coding sequence ATGAAAAAAATACTTGTAACCTTCTCACTTATTGCTCTAACAGTAATTACGGCCACCGCACAAGATGTAACTGGAAAATGGAAAACCATTGACGATGAAACCGGCGAAGCAAAATCTATAGTTGAAATTTATAAAAACGATGGAAAAATTTACGGCAAAGTAGTAGAGATTTTAAACCCTGCTAAAAAAAATGCTATTTGTAATAATTGCCCAGGCGATGATAAAGGCAAGCCAATTTTAGGTTTGGTAATTATTAAAGGTCTTGAAAAAGACGGCGATGAATACAACGACGGTACCATTATGGACCCCAACAACGGAAAAGTTTATAAATGCTATATTGAATTAGACGGCGCAAACAAATTAAACGTGCGTGGTTACGTGGGCTTCTCGCTTTTTGGAAGAACACAAACTTGGAGTCGAGTTAATTAA